One Chanodichthys erythropterus isolate Z2021 chromosome 10, ASM2448905v1, whole genome shotgun sequence DNA segment encodes these proteins:
- the LOC137027615 gene encoding E3 SUMO-protein ligase ZBED1-like, translating to MIQAELDLGKPLGDGDGQVMHSAGDENSAESKRARTTDEPRTVSLSDMFDEILQENNPFARQRTSSTAQQLDGYLSEVPIPRSNNPLEFWRTNQGRFPDLAQMARRYLSAPCTSTDSERLFSAASHVIDEKRNRLSCEKAEKLLFIKKNLPLFLKK from the exons ATGATCCAGGCTGAGTTGGATTTGGGAAAGCCGCTAGGTGATGGAGACGGTCAGGTGATGCACAGCGCAGGAGATGAAAACAGCGCAGAGAGTAAACGGGCTCGTACTACAGATGAGCCGCGCACAGTCTCGCTGTCTGACATGTTCGATGAGATCCTCCAAGAGAATAACCCATTTGCAAGACAGAGGACAAGCTCGACCGCTCAACAGTTAGATGGGTATCTCTCAGAAGTCCCCATCCCCAGGAGCAATAACCCTCTCGAATTTTGGAGGACCAATCAAGGCCGCTTTCCCGACCTGGCGCAGATGGCACGCAG GTACTTGTCTGCTCCATGCACAAGCACCGACAGTGAGAGACTGTTTAGTGCTGCATCTCATGTCATCGATGAGAAGAGGAACCGACTTTCATGTGAGAAAGCAGAGAAGCTACTTTTCATAAAGAAGAACCTGCCACTTTTCCTGAAGAAGTAG